In Diorhabda carinulata isolate Delta chromosome 6, icDioCari1.1, whole genome shotgun sequence, a single genomic region encodes these proteins:
- the LOC130895490 gene encoding uncharacterized protein LOC130895490 has translation MKNLAEVSKEEQLEFINSFDHVLTDIDGVLWTLWVPFPGATECFDNFRKLGKKINFITNYAAAPLQETYRRLNKNKFTVDINEIINPFMGMVDYLRKIKFEKKIFAIASKAYKQELRKEGFDVAEDPPQEIEESAAYIIQNIQDDEKIGAVIYDFDVNLTFIKLQKALTYLKRKDCLFLIAAGDKKLPVGPDGPLIGNYFYHAALQYVSGRQAVQLAKPSDAFNNFVSERLNITNPTRVLFIGDGINEDMGFATVGGYQKLLVLSGATSIVDVNNWEYPEEYKPKYYISGITQLNDIVKLINKL, from the exons gAGTCTTATGGACATTATGGGTACCATTTCCAGGAGCAACAGAATGTTTCGACAATTTCAGAAAACtgggcaaaaaaataaattttattacaaattacgCAGCTGCTCCTCTACAAGAAACATACAGaagattgaataaaaataaattcacagtcgatataaatgaaattatcaatCCATTTATGGGCATGGTTGATTActtgaggaaaataaaattcgaaaaaaaaatatttgccattGCTTCTAAAGCTTATAAACAAGAGTTACGAAAGGAAGGTTTCGATGTAGCTGAAGATCCT CctcaagaaattgaagaatcgGCCGCTTATATTATACAAAACATCCAAGACGACGAAAAAATTGGAGCCGTTATTTATGATTTCGATGTAAATCTCACATTCATCAAACTACAGAAAGCGCTGAcgtatttaaaaagaaaagattGTTTATTCTTAATCGCCGCTGGTGACAAAAAGCTCCCCGTGGGACCGGACGGACCATTAATtg GTAACTACTTTTATCACGCTGCTTTACAATATGTCAGTGGAAGACAAGCAGTACAACTAGCAAAACCTTCAGATGCTTTCAACAACTTTGTGAGTGAGAGACTGAATATAACGAATCCGACTCGAGTACTATTCATAGGTGATGG AATTAACGAAGATATGGGGTTCGCGACAGTCGGAGGATATCAAAAACTTCTTGTATTGAGTGGAGCTACATCTATTGTCGATGTGAACAACTGGGAATATCCAGAAGAATACAAGCCTAAATATTATATAAGTGGCATAACACAGTTGAATGACATtgttaaattgataaataaattgtaa